In a single window of the Elaeis guineensis isolate ETL-2024a chromosome 8, EG11, whole genome shotgun sequence genome:
- the LOC105049446 gene encoding LOW QUALITY PROTEIN: tubby-like F-box protein 8 (The sequence of the model RefSeq protein was modified relative to this genomic sequence to represent the inferred CDS: inserted 1 base in 1 codon) produces the protein MSFRSIVRDVRDSFGSLSRRSFEVRFSAFSGHYRGKSQGSVHELQDQPPVIQQSCWASLPPXLLRDVIKRLEASESTWPSRKHVVACAAVCRSWREMCKEIVRSPEFNGKLTFPVSLKQPGPRDGTIQCFIKRDKSKLTYHLYLCLSSAVLVENGKFLLSAKRNRRTTCTEYIISMDADTISRSSNTYIGKLRSNFLGTKFIIYDTQPPYNGAALCPLGRTSRRFYSKKVSPKVPSGSYNIAQVTYELNVLGTRGPRRMHIIMHSIPASSLEPGGMVPGQPDHLLPRSLEDSFRSMSKSSLMDRSMDFSSSRFSDITGGTQEGDEEDENKERPLVLRNKAPRWHEQLQCWCLNFRGRVTIASVKNFQLIAATQPAAGAPTPSQPAPSEHDKVILQFGKVAKDMFTMDYRYPLSAFQAFALCLSSFDTKLACE, from the exons ATGTCGTTCCGCAGTATAGTTCGTGATGTAAGAGACAGTTTTGGGAGTTTGTCAAGACGTAGTTTTGAGGTGAGGTTTTCAGCCTTTTCGGGTCATTACAGGGGAAAATCTCAGGGTTCTGTGCATGAGCTGCAAGACCAGCCTCCGGTGATCCAGCAGAGTTGCTGGGCTAGCCTTCCTC AGCTACTTCGTGATGTAATTAAAAGGTTGGAAGCAAGTGAAAGTACCTGGCCATCGCGCAAGCATGTTGTTGCCTGTGCAGCTGTTTGCCGATCATGGAGGGAGATGTGTAAAGAGATTGTTAGAAGTCCAGAGTTTAATGGGAAGCTCACTTTCCCAGTATCCCTGAAGCAG CCTGGGCCTCGAGATGGAACCATTCAGTGCTTCATTAAGAGGGATAAGTCAAAATTAACTTATCATCTCTACCTGTGCCTCAGTTCTG CGGTGCTTGTTGAAAATGGAAAGTTCCTCCTATCTGCAAAAAGGAACCGCCGGACAACCTGCACAGAGTACATTATATCTATGGATGCTGACACCATATCAAGATCAAGCAACACTTATATTGGAAAGTTGAG GTCAAATTTCCTTGGCACAAAGTTCATAATCTATGACACTCAACCACCATATAATGGGGCTGCCCTATGCCCACTCGGACGAACAAGCCGCAGATTCTACTCCAAGAAAGTGTCTCCAAAGGTCCCATCTGGCAGTTACAACATAGCTCAGGTGACATATGAGCTGAATGTTCTTGGCACAAGAGGACCTCGTCGGATGCACATCATCATGCACTCCATTCCTGCCTCTTCCCTTGAGCCTGGTGGCATGGTACCTGGCCAGCCTGATCATCTCCTTCCTCGCTCCTTAGAGGATTCCTTTCGCAGCATGTCCAAGTCCTCCCTCATGGACCGCTCTATGGATTTCAGCAGCTCTCGCTTCTCTGACATCACTGGAGGGACTCAGGAAGGAGATGAAGAGGACGAGAACAAGGAGAGGCCTCTTGTGCTCCGCAACAAGGCCCCTAGATGGCATGAACAGCTGCAGTGCTGGTGCCTCAACTTCCGGGGCCGGGTTACTATTGCCTCCGTCAAGAACTTTCAGCTCATTGCAGCAACACAGCCTGCTGCAGGAGCTCCCACGCCATCACAGCCAGCGCCATCTGAGCATGACAAGGTCATACTGCAGTTTGGTAAGGTGGCAAAGGATATGTTCACCATGGACTACCGTTATCCACTCTCGGCCTTCCAGGCATTTGCTCTCTGCTTGAGTAGCTTCGACACCAAGTTGGCTTGTGAATAG